One genomic segment of Camelus ferus isolate YT-003-E chromosome 19, BCGSAC_Cfer_1.0, whole genome shotgun sequence includes these proteins:
- the LOC102513869 gene encoding guanine nucleotide-binding protein G(s) subunit alpha isoform X6, producing the protein MEDAPQILLVFLDPGAGESGKSTIVKQMRILHVNGFNGDSEKATKVQDIKNNLKEAIETIVAAMSNLVPPVELANPENQFRVDYILSVMNVPDFDFPPEFYEHAKALWEDEGVRACYERSNEYQLIDCAQYFLDKIDVIKQADYVPSDQDLLRCRVLTSGIFETKFQVDKVNFHMFDVGGQRDERRKWIQCFNDVTAIIFVVASSSYNMVIREDNQTNRLQEALNLFKSIWNNRWLRTISVILFLNKQDLLAEKVLAGKSKIEDYFPEFARYTTPEDATPEPGEDPRVTRAKYFIRDEFLRISTASGDGRHYCYPHFTCAVDTENIRRVFNDCRDIIQRMHLRQYELL; encoded by the exons GTGCTGGAGAATCTGGTAAAAGCACCATTGTGAAGCAAATGAGGATCCTGCATGTTAATGGGTTTAATGGAGA TAGTGAGAAGGCCACCAAAGTGCAGGACATCAAAAACAACCTGAAGGAGGCCATTGAA ACCATCGTGGCCGCCATGAGCAACCTGGTGCCCCCCGTGGAGCTGGCCAACCCGGAGAACCAGTTCAGAGTGGACTACATTCTGAGCGTGATGAACGTGCCTGACTTTGACTTCCCTCCC GAATTCTATGAGCATGCCAAGGCGCTGTGGGAGGACGAGGGCGTGCGCGCCTGCTACGAGCGCTCCAACGAGTACCAGCTGATTGACTGCGCCCAGTA CTTCCTGGACAAGATTGACGTCATCAAGCAGGCTGACTATGTGCCCAGCGACCAG GATCTGCTCCGCTGCCGTGTCCTGACTTCTGGAATCTTTGAGACCAAGTTCCAGGTGGACAAAGTCAACTTCCA CATGTTTGACGTGGGTGGCCAGCGTGACGAACGCCGCAAATGGATCCAATGCTTCAATG ATGTGACTGCCATCATATTCGTGGTTGCCAGCAGCAGCTACAACATGGTCATTCGGGAGGACAACCAGACCAACCGCCTGCAGGAGGCTCTGAACCTCTTCAAGAGCATCTGGAACAACAG ATGGCTGCGCACCATCTCTGTGATTCTGTTCCTCAACAAGCAAGATCTGCTGGCTGAGAAAGTCCTTGCGGGAAAATCGAAGATTGAGGACTACTTTCCAGAATTTGCTCGCTACACTACTCCTGAGGATG CGACTCCCGAGCCCGGAGAGGACCCACGCGTGACCCGGGCCAAGTACTTCATTCGTGATGAATTTCTG AGAATCAGCACTGCGAGTGGAGATGGGCGCCACTACTGCTACCCTCACTTCACCTGCGCTGTGGACACAGAGAACATCCGCCGTGTGTTCAACGACTGCCGTGACATCATCCAGCGCATGCACCTCCGTCAGTATGAGCTGCTCTAA
- the LOC102513869 gene encoding guanine nucleotide-binding protein G(s) subunit alpha isoform X5 has translation MEDAPQILLVFLDPGAGESGKSTIVKQMRILHVNGFNGEGGEEDPQAARSNSDGSEKATKVQDIKNNLKEAIETIVAAMSNLVPPVELANPENQFRVDYILSVMNVPDFDFPPEFYEHAKALWEDEGVRACYERSNEYQLIDCAQYFLDKIDVIKQADYVPSDQDLLRCRVLTSGIFETKFQVDKVNFHMFDVGGQRDERRKWIQCFNDVTAIIFVVASSSYNMVIREDNQTNRLQEALNLFKSIWNNRWLRTISVILFLNKQDLLAEKVLAGKSKIEDYFPEFARYTTPEDATPEPGEDPRVTRAKYFIRDEFLRISTASGDGRHYCYPHFTCAVDTENIRRVFNDCRDIIQRMHLRQYELL, from the exons GTGCTGGAGAATCTGGTAAAAGCACCATTGTGAAGCAAATGAGGATCCTGCATGTTAATGGGTTTAATGGAGA GGGCGGCGAAGAGGACCCGCAGGCTGCAAGGAGCAACAGCGATGG TAGTGAGAAGGCCACCAAAGTGCAGGACATCAAAAACAACCTGAAGGAGGCCATTGAA ACCATCGTGGCCGCCATGAGCAACCTGGTGCCCCCCGTGGAGCTGGCCAACCCGGAGAACCAGTTCAGAGTGGACTACATTCTGAGCGTGATGAACGTGCCTGACTTTGACTTCCCTCCC GAATTCTATGAGCATGCCAAGGCGCTGTGGGAGGACGAGGGCGTGCGCGCCTGCTACGAGCGCTCCAACGAGTACCAGCTGATTGACTGCGCCCAGTA CTTCCTGGACAAGATTGACGTCATCAAGCAGGCTGACTATGTGCCCAGCGACCAG GATCTGCTCCGCTGCCGTGTCCTGACTTCTGGAATCTTTGAGACCAAGTTCCAGGTGGACAAAGTCAACTTCCA CATGTTTGACGTGGGTGGCCAGCGTGACGAACGCCGCAAATGGATCCAATGCTTCAATG ATGTGACTGCCATCATATTCGTGGTTGCCAGCAGCAGCTACAACATGGTCATTCGGGAGGACAACCAGACCAACCGCCTGCAGGAGGCTCTGAACCTCTTCAAGAGCATCTGGAACAACAG ATGGCTGCGCACCATCTCTGTGATTCTGTTCCTCAACAAGCAAGATCTGCTGGCTGAGAAAGTCCTTGCGGGAAAATCGAAGATTGAGGACTACTTTCCAGAATTTGCTCGCTACACTACTCCTGAGGATG CGACTCCCGAGCCCGGAGAGGACCCACGCGTGACCCGGGCCAAGTACTTCATTCGTGATGAATTTCTG AGAATCAGCACTGCGAGTGGAGATGGGCGCCACTACTGCTACCCTCACTTCACCTGCGCTGTGGACACAGAGAACATCCGCCGTGTGTTCAACGACTGCCGTGACATCATCCAGCGCATGCACCTCCGTCAGTATGAGCTGCTCTAA
- the LOC102513869 gene encoding guanine nucleotide-binding protein G(s) subunit alpha isoform X7 has protein sequence MEDAPQILLVFLDPGAGESGKSTIVKQMRILHVNGFNGDEKATKVQDIKNNLKEAIETIVAAMSNLVPPVELANPENQFRVDYILSVMNVPDFDFPPEFYEHAKALWEDEGVRACYERSNEYQLIDCAQYFLDKIDVIKQADYVPSDQDLLRCRVLTSGIFETKFQVDKVNFHMFDVGGQRDERRKWIQCFNDVTAIIFVVASSSYNMVIREDNQTNRLQEALNLFKSIWNNRWLRTISVILFLNKQDLLAEKVLAGKSKIEDYFPEFARYTTPEDATPEPGEDPRVTRAKYFIRDEFLRISTASGDGRHYCYPHFTCAVDTENIRRVFNDCRDIIQRMHLRQYELL, from the exons GTGCTGGAGAATCTGGTAAAAGCACCATTGTGAAGCAAATGAGGATCCTGCATGTTAATGGGTTTAATGGAGA TGAGAAGGCCACCAAAGTGCAGGACATCAAAAACAACCTGAAGGAGGCCATTGAA ACCATCGTGGCCGCCATGAGCAACCTGGTGCCCCCCGTGGAGCTGGCCAACCCGGAGAACCAGTTCAGAGTGGACTACATTCTGAGCGTGATGAACGTGCCTGACTTTGACTTCCCTCCC GAATTCTATGAGCATGCCAAGGCGCTGTGGGAGGACGAGGGCGTGCGCGCCTGCTACGAGCGCTCCAACGAGTACCAGCTGATTGACTGCGCCCAGTA CTTCCTGGACAAGATTGACGTCATCAAGCAGGCTGACTATGTGCCCAGCGACCAG GATCTGCTCCGCTGCCGTGTCCTGACTTCTGGAATCTTTGAGACCAAGTTCCAGGTGGACAAAGTCAACTTCCA CATGTTTGACGTGGGTGGCCAGCGTGACGAACGCCGCAAATGGATCCAATGCTTCAATG ATGTGACTGCCATCATATTCGTGGTTGCCAGCAGCAGCTACAACATGGTCATTCGGGAGGACAACCAGACCAACCGCCTGCAGGAGGCTCTGAACCTCTTCAAGAGCATCTGGAACAACAG ATGGCTGCGCACCATCTCTGTGATTCTGTTCCTCAACAAGCAAGATCTGCTGGCTGAGAAAGTCCTTGCGGGAAAATCGAAGATTGAGGACTACTTTCCAGAATTTGCTCGCTACACTACTCCTGAGGATG CGACTCCCGAGCCCGGAGAGGACCCACGCGTGACCCGGGCCAAGTACTTCATTCGTGATGAATTTCTG AGAATCAGCACTGCGAGTGGAGATGGGCGCCACTACTGCTACCCTCACTTCACCTGCGCTGTGGACACAGAGAACATCCGCCGTGTGTTCAACGACTGCCGTGACATCATCCAGCGCATGCACCTCCGTCAGTATGAGCTGCTCTAA
- the LOC102513869 gene encoding guanine nucleotide-binding protein G(s) subunit alpha isoform X10, which yields MRILHVNGFNGDEKATKVQDIKNNLKEAIETIVAAMSNLVPPVELANPENQFRVDYILSVMNVPDFDFPPEFYEHAKALWEDEGVRACYERSNEYQLIDCAQYFLDKIDVIKQADYVPSDQDLLRCRVLTSGIFETKFQVDKVNFHMFDVGGQRDERRKWIQCFNDVTAIIFVVASSSYNMVIREDNQTNRLQEALNLFKSIWNNRWLRTISVILFLNKQDLLAEKVLAGKSKIEDYFPEFARYTTPEDATPEPGEDPRVTRAKYFIRDEFLRISTASGDGRHYCYPHFTCAVDTENIRRVFNDCRDIIQRMHLRQYELL from the exons ATGAGGATCCTGCATGTTAATGGGTTTAATGGAGA TGAGAAGGCCACCAAAGTGCAGGACATCAAAAACAACCTGAAGGAGGCCATTGAA ACCATCGTGGCCGCCATGAGCAACCTGGTGCCCCCCGTGGAGCTGGCCAACCCGGAGAACCAGTTCAGAGTGGACTACATTCTGAGCGTGATGAACGTGCCTGACTTTGACTTCCCTCCC GAATTCTATGAGCATGCCAAGGCGCTGTGGGAGGACGAGGGCGTGCGCGCCTGCTACGAGCGCTCCAACGAGTACCAGCTGATTGACTGCGCCCAGTA CTTCCTGGACAAGATTGACGTCATCAAGCAGGCTGACTATGTGCCCAGCGACCAG GATCTGCTCCGCTGCCGTGTCCTGACTTCTGGAATCTTTGAGACCAAGTTCCAGGTGGACAAAGTCAACTTCCA CATGTTTGACGTGGGTGGCCAGCGTGACGAACGCCGCAAATGGATCCAATGCTTCAATG ATGTGACTGCCATCATATTCGTGGTTGCCAGCAGCAGCTACAACATGGTCATTCGGGAGGACAACCAGACCAACCGCCTGCAGGAGGCTCTGAACCTCTTCAAGAGCATCTGGAACAACAG ATGGCTGCGCACCATCTCTGTGATTCTGTTCCTCAACAAGCAAGATCTGCTGGCTGAGAAAGTCCTTGCGGGAAAATCGAAGATTGAGGACTACTTTCCAGAATTTGCTCGCTACACTACTCCTGAGGATG CGACTCCCGAGCCCGGAGAGGACCCACGCGTGACCCGGGCCAAGTACTTCATTCGTGATGAATTTCTG AGAATCAGCACTGCGAGTGGAGATGGGCGCCACTACTGCTACCCTCACTTCACCTGCGCTGTGGACACAGAGAACATCCGCCGTGTGTTCAACGACTGCCGTGACATCATCCAGCGCATGCACCTCCGTCAGTATGAGCTGCTCTAA
- the LOC102513869 gene encoding guanine nucleotide-binding protein G(s) subunit alpha isoform X9, with protein MRILHVNGFNGEGGEEDPQAARSNSDGEKATKVQDIKNNLKEAIETIVAAMSNLVPPVELANPENQFRVDYILSVMNVPDFDFPPEFYEHAKALWEDEGVRACYERSNEYQLIDCAQYFLDKIDVIKQADYVPSDQDLLRCRVLTSGIFETKFQVDKVNFHMFDVGGQRDERRKWIQCFNDVTAIIFVVASSSYNMVIREDNQTNRLQEALNLFKSIWNNRWLRTISVILFLNKQDLLAEKVLAGKSKIEDYFPEFARYTTPEDATPEPGEDPRVTRAKYFIRDEFLRISTASGDGRHYCYPHFTCAVDTENIRRVFNDCRDIIQRMHLRQYELL; from the exons ATGAGGATCCTGCATGTTAATGGGTTTAATGGAGA GGGCGGCGAAGAGGACCCGCAGGCTGCAAGGAGCAACAGCGATGG TGAGAAGGCCACCAAAGTGCAGGACATCAAAAACAACCTGAAGGAGGCCATTGAA ACCATCGTGGCCGCCATGAGCAACCTGGTGCCCCCCGTGGAGCTGGCCAACCCGGAGAACCAGTTCAGAGTGGACTACATTCTGAGCGTGATGAACGTGCCTGACTTTGACTTCCCTCCC GAATTCTATGAGCATGCCAAGGCGCTGTGGGAGGACGAGGGCGTGCGCGCCTGCTACGAGCGCTCCAACGAGTACCAGCTGATTGACTGCGCCCAGTA CTTCCTGGACAAGATTGACGTCATCAAGCAGGCTGACTATGTGCCCAGCGACCAG GATCTGCTCCGCTGCCGTGTCCTGACTTCTGGAATCTTTGAGACCAAGTTCCAGGTGGACAAAGTCAACTTCCA CATGTTTGACGTGGGTGGCCAGCGTGACGAACGCCGCAAATGGATCCAATGCTTCAATG ATGTGACTGCCATCATATTCGTGGTTGCCAGCAGCAGCTACAACATGGTCATTCGGGAGGACAACCAGACCAACCGCCTGCAGGAGGCTCTGAACCTCTTCAAGAGCATCTGGAACAACAG ATGGCTGCGCACCATCTCTGTGATTCTGTTCCTCAACAAGCAAGATCTGCTGGCTGAGAAAGTCCTTGCGGGAAAATCGAAGATTGAGGACTACTTTCCAGAATTTGCTCGCTACACTACTCCTGAGGATG CGACTCCCGAGCCCGGAGAGGACCCACGCGTGACCCGGGCCAAGTACTTCATTCGTGATGAATTTCTG AGAATCAGCACTGCGAGTGGAGATGGGCGCCACTACTGCTACCCTCACTTCACCTGCGCTGTGGACACAGAGAACATCCGCCGTGTGTTCAACGACTGCCGTGACATCATCCAGCGCATGCACCTCCGTCAGTATGAGCTGCTCTAA
- the LOC102513869 gene encoding guanine nucleotide-binding protein G(s) subunit alpha isoform X8 — MRILHVNGFNGEGGEEDPQAARSNSDGSEKATKVQDIKNNLKEAIETIVAAMSNLVPPVELANPENQFRVDYILSVMNVPDFDFPPEFYEHAKALWEDEGVRACYERSNEYQLIDCAQYFLDKIDVIKQADYVPSDQDLLRCRVLTSGIFETKFQVDKVNFHMFDVGGQRDERRKWIQCFNDVTAIIFVVASSSYNMVIREDNQTNRLQEALNLFKSIWNNRWLRTISVILFLNKQDLLAEKVLAGKSKIEDYFPEFARYTTPEDATPEPGEDPRVTRAKYFIRDEFLRISTASGDGRHYCYPHFTCAVDTENIRRVFNDCRDIIQRMHLRQYELL, encoded by the exons ATGAGGATCCTGCATGTTAATGGGTTTAATGGAGA GGGCGGCGAAGAGGACCCGCAGGCTGCAAGGAGCAACAGCGATGG TAGTGAGAAGGCCACCAAAGTGCAGGACATCAAAAACAACCTGAAGGAGGCCATTGAA ACCATCGTGGCCGCCATGAGCAACCTGGTGCCCCCCGTGGAGCTGGCCAACCCGGAGAACCAGTTCAGAGTGGACTACATTCTGAGCGTGATGAACGTGCCTGACTTTGACTTCCCTCCC GAATTCTATGAGCATGCCAAGGCGCTGTGGGAGGACGAGGGCGTGCGCGCCTGCTACGAGCGCTCCAACGAGTACCAGCTGATTGACTGCGCCCAGTA CTTCCTGGACAAGATTGACGTCATCAAGCAGGCTGACTATGTGCCCAGCGACCAG GATCTGCTCCGCTGCCGTGTCCTGACTTCTGGAATCTTTGAGACCAAGTTCCAGGTGGACAAAGTCAACTTCCA CATGTTTGACGTGGGTGGCCAGCGTGACGAACGCCGCAAATGGATCCAATGCTTCAATG ATGTGACTGCCATCATATTCGTGGTTGCCAGCAGCAGCTACAACATGGTCATTCGGGAGGACAACCAGACCAACCGCCTGCAGGAGGCTCTGAACCTCTTCAAGAGCATCTGGAACAACAG ATGGCTGCGCACCATCTCTGTGATTCTGTTCCTCAACAAGCAAGATCTGCTGGCTGAGAAAGTCCTTGCGGGAAAATCGAAGATTGAGGACTACTTTCCAGAATTTGCTCGCTACACTACTCCTGAGGATG CGACTCCCGAGCCCGGAGAGGACCCACGCGTGACCCGGGCCAAGTACTTCATTCGTGATGAATTTCTG AGAATCAGCACTGCGAGTGGAGATGGGCGCCACTACTGCTACCCTCACTTCACCTGCGCTGTGGACACAGAGAACATCCGCCGTGTGTTCAACGACTGCCGTGACATCATCCAGCGCATGCACCTCCGTCAGTATGAGCTGCTCTAA